The window gttcggagtcccggatgtgatcacagacataacgaggagtctcgaaatggttgagacataaagattgatatattggacgactatattcggacaccagaagtgttacgggtgatttcggagaaaaccggagagccggagggttaccgaaaccctaccgggagaagtaatgggccatatgggccttagtggagagagagaagggcgccagggtgggccgcgtgcctcctcccccccttagtccgaattggactaggagaacaggggcggcgcccccctttccttctccctccccacctctttccccctcctagtaggagtcctactcctactaggaggaggactcctcctggcacgccaataggggtcggccggcctcctccccttgctcctttatatacgggggcagggggcacccctagacacacaagttgatcctcgtgatcgttacgattacatcaaccgcgttgtgctaacgcttccgccgtcggtctacaagggtacgtagatcacactctcccctcgttgctatgcatcaccatgatcttgcgtgtgcgtaggatttattttgaaattactatgttccccaacaaaaatcactacccatatgcacatgagacaaacacacaaTCATAATCACACCACTCaatgcaaacaagggcatacaatcgatctagctaccgttacaaaatactcggactaTTCTATATATGTGGaggaatactactgataatatggtggtcgactagaaattttgattggaagaagactccatgatatctgctccagcttcgtattCATAGTCATCATTACTATCGGGgttggagtcggtgtcgtcgatgatgatgtagtctttgggATGGTCTTcacctcctggcgcagggtctcccaggAATATTCCTAGTTTTtccttcaggtcttcattcttctccagtagtactgcaatttcctcttcatatccatcgcgcgtagacttgaattcttcttctagctccatgttcctggtcattaatttcttcaggtctatcatgctggcgcatatctggttctcctgatgacggatgtgttggtttaactcctggatgtaggctgcaatggacttgtccctcctggtgtagataatctcccattgctcatcttggcgtccacatatctggtatatggtgtccttaagatccttatggtaaacttcgccgatgcatcccatggcgatgtgagctgccatgctctttcctagacaccaggttggtgcatcaaaggaaaactctatgggctccgtaACTAGAGTGaaagtccttcctggaacatgtactcgaaCTGTCCAATGCTCTTCTTTCGGTAGAGTGgcagtgtaggtcccggtgaagctcggtattacgatgttcaggtatctagtggcctccttcaagtgtcgtccaaaaggtgtatcttcattcggttgagcaaacttgttcattgggtccgccatctatagagtaaaaGGTGGAGAAGAGTCAGAGATGGGTAGAGAAGAGGGtcctatggcttatcttagtggttACGTCCTACTGTCAGCGTgtactctgataccatcttgtagcgatccgacctcaaacggtcaaatctctgtgcataagtgtcatccctggatcggtaatgctgacacacacagtactcgaggatttataatagagttcaatcgcagacttattacatcgaatgtctcaaaagagaacttattacaataatatggctgaaggcgtcTAAAATaacataacaacggaaggcttcgaaggtaaatgagtccatcaactccaacatcatagctgagtgcacgacaacgacctagtgcaccttactcttcgtctgaaaagtttgcaacataagacgttgcagcccgaaacgggtcagcacatggaatatgttggtaaTATAACACCGTAGAGCAATTAACATGTAacaactataactatatgcatatttggctggtggaggctctatggttatttttgcagaaagctagtttttccctacaacaaaggaatatattttatttaactacaaagtttgttgaaaacattgagaatggtaaccccatctcaatcccaaaataataattattaacccaacaagttaattaagtacagtgatgagatcaacataataattcaagcaccagatactcaagatgtccataaccggggacacggctaatcatgatcagtttgtacactctgcagaggtttgcacacttttccccacaagactcgatctcctccgttgaatttgtcgcactgcatgatgtttgagaaacggatgaccgagacacagtctttccgaagaggtccccttaaccgatagataggcctgtacacctacaatcccctacatctgctagcccatcatggaaaggattcccacaacttactcaactatgccagagcccataatggcatgttgctgcacatggaagtttctagcttgaataatcttatgatccctttgagcctgggtgacaaaccataggaaaaatcacacggataccccgggattatcctttggacaacactggattactCCAGGTGTCCACAAACCAATCCACCcggatgtgtgttaaagtagccaccttaaataaacccttagttcataataatactcacaactgtcatgaatcactcgaaccaaaccacgtctacgagcatagcatagcagtataagcataacgtagaagtaactcccgtgGTTTGAATgaaaagggcaataggtactacctcaacaactacttcccaatacccatatGTTaagcagatcctactcatgcaatgtttgagggttgagactaatgcataaaaactgggtaataagggatatgatcaaagtgttacttgccttgctgacgatctgaaaaccctagtgactcgtagtagcacacttcgtTCTCCAGaaactctatcgtaaacaaacagtAACATAGataagcactcaagcaatagaTGCAAGGCTAAAACTCGAATGAAAAGATCCAACCTGAAAGtacaagtgaagagcttcgatttgcaaaaagatacaatcgaatcggagctacgaaacacaaactacgatcaaagaagttcaaaaatcaaatctgcttgcaaccaaattttaaattgtcaaaaccatgttcaagttggttaactggaaagaggggttcgagacgaagaatttggcgttggtttcactggatatgGACGGGCGAGCAAAAAGTTGTGGAGGTTTGaaaatcaggggctaatctgcgatgaaAATAATCACaaataggtccctggctgaaaataaataaataaaaagctaCGGAACGAACGTTCGTTACCAGAGGCTAACGAACGAAAACGTTCGTCGAAACGATCCAACCAGCGAGCGTTCGCAAAATAACAAACCTAAAAAAACCGGCCTAATCCGAAAAACCGAAAAAATCGAAAAGCGAACCGGGCGGTTTTATACCGATCCAACTCGGCGGCGAGGTCAACGGCGGCGGTCGCGACTCCGGCGGCATGGGCGAGGCGGGGCTCCGACAAGACGGCAAGTGGCGACGCGACGGCTTGCGGCAACGACGAGTAGCAGGCAGCGGCGCGGCAAATGGCGGGGCACGGTGCAGCTCGGGAGGCGGCGGCGTCAGCNNNNNNNNNNNNNNNNNNNNNNNNNNNNNNNNNNNNNNNNNNNNNNNNNNNNNNNNNNNNNNNNNNNNNNNNNNNNNNNNNNNNNNNNNNNNNNNNNNNNNNNNNNNNNNNNNNNNNNNNNNNNNNNNNNNNNNNNNNNNNNNNNNNNNNNNNNNNNNNNNNNNNNNNNNNNNNNNNNNNNNNNNNNNNNNNNNNNNNNNNNNNNNNNNNNNNNNNNNNNNNNNNNNNNNNNNNNNNNNNNNNNNNNNNNNNNNNNNNNNNNNNNNNNNNNNNNNNNNNNNNNNNNNNNNNNNNNNNNNNNNNNNNNNNNNNNNNNNNNNNNNNNNNNNNNNNNNNNNNNNNNNNNNNNNNNNNNNNNNNNNNNNNNNNNNNNNNNNNNNNNNNNNNNNNNNNNNNNNNNNNNNNNNNNNNNNNNNNNNNNNNNNNNNNNNNNNNNNNNNNNNNNNNNNNNNNNNNNNNNNNNNNNNNNNNNNNNNNNNNNNNNNNNNNNNNNNNNNNNNNNNNNNNNNNNNNNNNNNNNNNNNNNNNNNNNNNNNNNNNNNNNNNNNNNNNNNNNNNNNNNNNNNNNNNNNNNNNNNNNNNNNNNNNNNNNNNNNNNNNNNNNNNNNNNNNNNNNNNNNNNNNNNNNNNNNNNNNNNNNNNNNNNNNNNNNNNNNNNNNNNNNNNNNNNNNNNNNNNNNNNNNNNNNNNNNNNNNNNNNNNNNNNNNNNNNNNNNNNNNNNNNNNNNNNNNNNNNNNNNNNNNNNNNNNNNNNNNNNNNNNNNNNNNNNNNNNNNNNNNNNNNNgatgggagggggcggcggcggcgggtactTATAGGAGGGGGgctgcttggggaagggggcgccgggtcggggccggcctcgggaggcgtgcctcGGCCGGATTCgaacggcggcggcgacgcggactCCTCGCGTAGGAGGGAGGCGGCTGCGTCAggcgggccggcctgctcggctgggcttcagcccagtcgggcgggaaagaattttttttaaaaaataatttcgcctgaagaaaaaaaatcctaataaaataaattttttctaaaaaatgccaaaaacaattttcaccatctaaacctattatttagaacaaagtgaacatttttctggcctaaaaatgcaattttcaaaaaattgcctctctttttgaagaagtcatattatcttctttcTTTTAATTTAAatattagaaataattgaagaaaaaaatatattaaaatcaAAATAATCCTTTTTTTAATTTGAGaacaattcaaatatgaaaatttatgaaatccccaactctctccttaggtccttgagttgcttaatatTTCTAGGATTAcacaaaaaatgcaagtaaaatatgatatgcatatgatgacctatgtataacatccaaattaaaaATTGGAATGTTACACCGGGCTACCTCCCAAGCCCCACGCCGGCGCTAGTGCAAACACCTTCGCAACGACGAATACCGTGGGCACAAATCCACCATGAAGATGCCGTCACCACCACACCATTGTTAGTTGAACAGACTAAAAAAACTTAAAAAAAATCAACACGGGTGAATCCGACGACCTCTTTCATCGTCAACAACCAAGGTCGTCGGAAGATGGCGACGAAGGAAGACGGCCTGACGGCTGCGGTGAGATCACGAAAAGGAACAAACGGACGATCGTCTAGATCCAGCACACATCTCATTCAGGGGCTCATTTTCCCGAATTTGTTTTCCACCGAACATACTCCGTATTTTCCCGTGAAAATATCTCACGTATAACATGGAATCTCTTCTCGATAGGTTATTAAAAACGCGCAGCAGAATCTAAGTTCCCCTCGTCACCACTGTTCTTGTCCCTGCGCCAGCCAAatacccctcctcctcctctccgatcTCCCCACCAAATCCCGCCGCGAAGACGCCTGTTCTTTCCGGGCTCCCCGATTCCCGCCGGCGGCGGCGCGACCCCGACCCGGCGAGCCAGGCCTCCCTCCACCGGCGGAGCCTTCCCTCGTCGAGCGGCGccgcgcccccgcccccgccctcaCTCGACTGGCGCCGCACTGACGCGGCGCGGAGATCCGTCTGCCCGGGCTCGCATTGGGTTTGTTCTCCTCTGGGTAAGTAGCTCTGGATTGCTTCCAGGGGTTGTTCCACGAGTTCGCCTCGATCTCCGGGATCTTTTCGTTCCCGTCGCCGCGTGCAGTAGAGCCCAACCGTTCCCGTCCCTCGTTCATTTCTTTGCGGATTTGTGCGCTGGCGTGGTCCCCTAATAATCTAATCCGTCCGTTCATGGCGCCCCAGTGATCTAATTAATCGTTGGCAGATCTGTCATTGCGGTATGTGCCCTCGGCGGTAGGTGTGGGCGCATCGGCGTTTGAATTATTTTTTAATCTGGGAAATTGCGTTTGATCTTTGTGCCTATCTTGCTACGAATCAGTTAGTTCCTGTTCATATGATTGTGTGAATAAGCTGGCTGAATTGTTCGTAACACCGGGTAACTGTCGGATAGCAGGCTGGCGTTTCTTGTGGTAATAGATCGGTTGAAACTCTTGAGAGTTTAGCAAAACATTCGTCCCTGGTTAAAAAAGTCCATTATAGTGTGAAGCCTCCATTTCTTATGATTTGTGAGCACATGTCTGTTTGCTGTTTCTAGTTGTCACCTTCTGCAAATTTGGATGACCTCCATGTTTGACATCCCGGTGACTGTAGGTTTGTTGAACAGTAACACTATATGGGATCGTACTCGACAAGTGAAGTGCTTAATGCTGCCGCGGTTGGCGTCCATCATCCAGCACTCCGTTTGCACGAGCTGGACCTGAAAGGTTCCATGTCGGCGGAGGAACTACCGACGACGTCAGGCCTGGAGAATGGACACCAGGCACCATTTGTTATTGGTTAGTAGTCTATGGGTTCTGCTCTCTCTATTTGCTGGCGGAAATTCAGTTAACTGTAGTTGCTTACATAGTACAACCTTTCTACCCCCAAATGCGCCTCACCATAATTTTGTTTGTGTTGAAGGTGTTGCTGGAGGTGCATCTTCAGGTAAAAGTACTGTTTGCAAAATGATCATCGATCAGCTATGCGATCAGCGTGTAGTTGTTGTTACTCAGGTTTGTGTATTACAGCTCTGACTGCGCTTCTTGTGATATTACGACTATCCATTTTTTCTTATAACAAAGTCACTAATAGTTCATTTTTTTTGGTTTATAAATGTGTAGTGTCCTCAATTATGCATTCAGTTTTTTATTTATCCACTTCCCCTTGCTAGATATTTTATTGTCACCATACGCTGTGTACAATCTTGCAAGCAATAAGAATGTTGATCTCAAATGTTGCAGGAGTCATTTTATTACGGACTGTCTGATGAGGAACTGGTCCATGTTCATGATTATAACTTTGATCATCCAGGTATAACACATGTTTCATGAGAACGTAATGTATTTTTGTGCCATTCACAGGAGATGTGCTCTGACTTTGTTACTGCTGCTGCTCCTTTCCTAATTTCAGATGCATTTGATACGGATTTACTACTCTCTTGTATGGAAAAATTGAAACATGGTAAAGCTGTTGACATTCCAAGCTACGACTTCAAAACACATAAGAGCATCTCATGTGCAAGAAAGGTAATTTTATACATATGGTGCTATTCATACTCACCTGGTAGGATGAGGCTCTCCCAGTCCTGTGCTTTATGAGACTTCGGACTATGAAATTAGGTTTGTAATCAATATTTGCAGATCGTACTGAAATTTTGTAGTCTCTCCAGAATAATTTCCTCCCAAAACTATTATGTGAAATATGTAGTGCCGTAAGTGTTAGCTCACACACTCTGTGCAAGCACCTTATTTCATAACATAGAGTTCATCTTGAAATGTTCTCTCCAAGAAGTTAATTTATTGCTGAGTGCTTATAAATATCGTACGCCACTTATTCATATCTGTACGACTGTACCACTTTATTTATGAGAGCATCCCTACTTTTGTGACTGTTGTCAGGTTAATCCTTCAGATGTAATAATTTTGGAAGGAATTCTACTTTTCCATGATTCACGTGTCCGGGATCTAATGAACATGAAGATCTTCGTTGATACAGGTACTGATATTTGCATCCTAAGCTGATCTTGCTCTATCAGTCTCTTTTATGCCTTGCAACATCCAACTGTGGCTCATGGCCAGGACATTTAGTTTCACATTCATGTTTTTCATGTGGAATGTCAATATTTCATAATATTTAATGGCACACATGTGTTCCTCTCCTGGTCCATTCAATTTGGAAATTTAGTACTCCCTCAGTTCCATATTATAGTGCGCATAACAATTTGGATCAAATTCCGGAATGTAGTGCGCATTAACACCTTTGgacgaagatatccctctgctggaCCACTGCAGCGAAGTTGCATGCACCCACATGCGTTACAGTCTGACAAAAGCAAAGGGCATTTCTAGTCCAGATAAAAGGGCCAGCACACGTCTTGGTATAAACGCCATAAGCAAAGGCGCACTATAtaggggaacggagggagtataaattatCATTAATTTCTTATCAATTTACAATAAATTTTGAGTAATTTCTTGTTTATTTTCATATACAACGTACTTAAGGTTTTGCAGTAGTTGGCATATTTAATAAGAAGCAGTCGTTATTAACACCATAAATATCTCCAAGGGCATGCTGCACAAACTGCAGCAATGTGCATAATCAAGGCTAGCACTTCGTTGCAGTAAATGATAAATTCGAGAGATTTGTTGTCCAGCGTTTAGTTCAACCTACTTTGAATTCTCTATCAGTAGAGCTTTTTTTTACGCAAACAGTTTCTTTGTAACCCTATCCATTCCATCCTGTTAGTTTATCATGTATTGTTTTTGCATTTTTCTTTCAGATGCTGATGTGCGATTAACAAGGAGGATCCGTCGTGATACCATTGAGAAGGGTAGAGATATTATAGCTGTGTTAGATCAGGTTGCTTAGCCTCAGATATCACCATTTTCCTTGTCTATAATATGTTACTGGTATTGTGTTTAGCAACATTCAGCACACTAATTACAACAAATTTTCTTGTAAGTTTACAAGTTTACTTGAATTAAGGTGTCACAAAAGTGTCTATGCTAACTACACATGTTCTGTACATTTATTTCATTTTTGGAATTTCATGCAACTTTTTTTTGGCAGTACTCGAAGTTTGTAAAGACAGCTTTTGAAGACTTCATTCTCCCCACAAAGAAGTATGCTGATATTATCATCCCACGAGGCGCAGATAACAGTGTGGCAATTGACCTAATCGTTCAGCATATTCGCACTAAACTTGGTCAAAATGATCTATGTAAAATACACCCAAATTTATATGTTATTCAGACTACTTACCAGGTATCTAATGTGCTTACCTTTTGATGTCTCCATAATAAACTGCATGTGTATTGCAAGTCTCTATTTTGTATGGTGCATAACTATTTGGATCTTAATGCTTCTTTCCTTCAGATACGAGGCATGCACACAATAATACGAGATGCTGCCACTACGACACACGATTTCATATTTTATGCTGATCGGTTAATTCGATTGGTTAGTAtgtacaagcatgtgaacattttTCTTCTGTATGAGTCGTGTCTTGAATTTCACTGTGTAAAATAGGTTGTCGAgcatggccttggtcatcttcctttCAGGGAAAAGCAGGTCATTACTCCAACTGGTAAGTAGTATTGCATGGTGGTCTTTCCCATGTACTTTTGTAGTGTATGCAAGTTGCCTCTTCAAATGCATTTTGGATTTACTCACTGCAAGTTTGCATACGTACTGAAGTTTGCATACGTACTGAATTTCTAGAAATACATCATTGGATAAGTTCTTTCATAATAGTTTTCCATCTAATTCAAGTACGCATTATTTGGAGTATCCTGTACTTGCTTGCAGTCATTAATTTCATCTATTAACTTCCATTGTgatcattttcttaagtgcgtttcTTGTTTGTTTTTATTATGCAGTGAGTATATGTTTTCGCCACGTAGCTAAAATTCGTGTCAAGCATTTAGTTAGTTGAGAGTTTTTGGAACTACTCATGATTTGTTTATCCATTTATCTTTGAGCAATGGAAAAacacctaagagcatctccaatagatggtccaaatttTGGCGGTCCAAAACCGGAGATGTAAAATTTGGACCGCCAAAAAGTGCATTTTGGAGCTCCGAAAAACGctcaactccaacagatggtccaaattgatgctccaaaagagcaactccaatagatggtccaaaccAAAGATGTAAAAATCTGAAAACGGCCGCACGGCTGCTGCCAGCCACTGTTCAGCCGCGGTTTTGCCTTGAAATAGCatcaaaaatttgaaaataaagTGCATCATCATCATAGTTTCAATCAAAAGTGCATCACCATCATAGTATCAAATCCCTCTACCAAAAGAGCATCGTCTCAATCAAAGTTTTTTGCCCTAGAAATTGAAATGCACATGAATATTACTCATGCGGGTCATCAACACCACCGCGTTGTGAACCGTGGTACGATCATCACAACCACTTGGGTTCATGCGAGCAACGTTTGACAAGCAACCGGCCCACTTTTGGCATTCGGCGTTGATGGTGGACCAACGTTCGCGTAGAGAGTCGCTCAAACGGAAGTGACCACTTGTGTTGCGCTCATCGAAGTACTCCTTGATGCGTTGCCAATAGGTGTTCACCGTTTGGTCGCTTCCAACGCTTGCATCTTGAGAGATTTTCTTCCAAGTGGTGCATATCAACACATCCTCCGCGGTGGTATAATTTCCACTTCTTCCCTTGACAACAAAGCCCTCATCATCCACATCAAGATTGTCATCATCATATTGGGTTTCATATTCTTGTGACGCATACATGTAATCATCATTTGCCACATTTGTCGCGTGCATGAAAGCTTCATCATCAAGATTACAATTGgacgcacaaacaatcaagaacacaTACAATTTGAAACAACAAACGAGAGCACAACCGGAAAATTTATACCTTTGCGACATTTCGTCGAACATGTTGGAGGCGGTGGCCGTCGGCGTGGCCACATCTTCCTCcacggccggcggtggcggcgggggaggtTGAGGAATGGATGTGTGGCTGCTGGAGGAGGCCGCCGGCCGCACCGGTTGCGAGTCGTCGCCCCGAGCCGCCGCGGCCGCCTTGGAGACCTTCACCGTCCGCGTAAAACTATCGGTCGGGTTGCGGCTGCGGTTGGCCGGCCGTTTTCCGCCGCCTCGTCCCTTCGCCGGCTTCGCCgccggcgcggtggcgggcggGGGGCGGCGGCATGGCAGCGGTTGCGGGCgagatggcagcggcggcggccacgTGGGTCAGCCCACCGGCTGCGGCGGCGGCCACGTGGGTCAGCCcaccggctgcggcggcggtggagaAGGCGGCCGGGCGGGTTGTGGCGGGCGGACGGGCGCGGGCGGGCGGGAAAGGAAAGGAACTGGTGGTTGGGCGTTCGCGGGCGGCGGCTGGTTTTGGACTAGATGCACCTCGTGATGTAAATTTGCACCGCgaggtgttgtattttacatcacgaGGAGGCCGCGGTCCAATTTTTTTTACATATGGACCGTCTGTTGGAGCAGCGTTTTTTGCCCCAGACGGTCCAAAAGTTAGGTATTTTTACATTTGGaccgtctattggagatgctctaataccgACAAAAAACAACTTCAGCTCTACAGAAATGCTAGGATATC is drawn from Triticum dicoccoides isolate Atlit2015 ecotype Zavitan chromosome 4A, WEW_v2.0, whole genome shotgun sequence and contains these coding sequences:
- the LOC119286456 gene encoding uridine kinase-like protein 3 produces the protein MGSYSTSEVLNAAAVGVHHPALRLHELDLKGSMSAEELPTTSGLENGHQAPFVIGVAGGASSGKSTVCKMIIDQLCDQRVVVVTQESFYYGLSDEELVHVHDYNFDHPDAFDTDLLLSCMEKLKHGKAVDIPSYDFKTHKSISCARKVNPSDVIILEGILLFHDSRVRDLMNMKIFVDTDADVRLTRRIRRDTIEKGRDIIAVLDQYSKFVKTAFEDFILPTKKYADIIIPRGADNSVAIDLIVQHIRTKLGQNDLCKIHPNLYVIQTTYQIRGMHTIIRDAATTTHDFIFYADRLIRLVVEHGLGHLPFREKQVITPTGSVYTGVDFSKSLCGISVIRSGESMENALRACCKGIKIGKILIHREGDDGKQLIYHNLPKDIAKRHVLLLDPILGTGNSAVQAISLLLEKRVQEANIIFLNLISAPQGVHVVSKRFPRVKIVTSEIELGLNDDFRVIPGMGEFGDRYFGTDDYQSSTPFFADDKNRVGLL